CTCCAACTCATCGTGATTTCGCTGCAGATCATCCAGGCAGCCACCGGGCTGCTCTAAAGGTTCAGGGGCTCCCTCACTGTGACCGCGGATGCGGGACACtcaaagaagagggaactttGGTCTGAGGGGCTGGCAGCTGGTTAGTAGAGTGAGGATGTCAGGTTTGGGAAGTCAGGATGAGGACCGTCCTCCCGGACTAATGGGTGCCTCAGGACCCTCCCCTGTGATCAGATCTTCCTCCCGGCCAAACATCGGTAAGGAGAGTGGTGGCCTGAGAAGGGAGCTTGGAGCCTGGTTGTGAAGGGGCAGCCACGAGACAGCAGAAGGAAGGTGTTGGGACCCTTCAGTGGGGGGTTGAGCATGCTCTCCTCTGCTCGTCTGGGGTGACAGGGAAGGTGGCAGCGTCAATTTCAGACAGGAGAGGGGGCGTTGGATATGGGGGTGTCTCGCACCAATTTTCATCCTGACTCTGAATGTCAGCTGAGAGGACTTGCCTCCCCTGCCAGCACCCACTGCCCCGCCCCTTCTAACGCCCAGGCAGGACTGTCTGCTGCGCCCCAGGGCTCACTTTCCCTTGCTACTCAGCGGTCTCGGGGGACACGCTGAGCAGGAGAACAGGAGCCCTGTGGGTCCTAGAGTACTGGCCTCAAGGACCCCTCAGAGGTGGCTTCCATTCCATTCAGGGGGGACTCTCCTCGCTGAAGGTTCTCACAGCTTGTCCTTGTCCCTCCTCCAGGTGCCCTCCTTGCCTGCTTTCCTGCCCGGACTTCCACTTGTGGTCCCTGACCTGCTGTCACCATGCCTCGGAGGCACAAGAATAAGTCCCATGCCCGCAAGAAACGCCACCAGGTCCGGGGGGACACTCAGGAGGCCCAGGCCAGTGCTGCTGCAGCCCCAAAGGAGGagtgcccctcctccccctcttctgCTCCTCAGGGTTCTCCCCTGAGCTCCCCTGCTGCTGGCGATCGCCAGGAGCTTCAGGGAGCCATGGCCCCTAGCTATCCTGATGCAGGGCCTTCCTGTGCAGGATCTGATGAAGGTGCCCAGGGCCCAGAGGAGGAAAGTGCAGGTGCCTCCCAGGCAGCCCCTGCCACTCAGAGCACTCGCAAAGATCCTCTGGCCAGGAAGGCCAGGATACTGGTGGAGTTCCTGCTGGAGAAGTACACCAAGAAGGAGCCCATCACGCAGAAGGCCCTGATGAAAATCGTCAGCAGGAAGTACAGGCAGCACTTCCCTGAGATCCTCAGTACAGCCCGTGAGTGCGTGGAGCTGGTCTTTGGCCTGGAGATGAAGGAAGTCGATCATAGCAGGAACATCTACACCCTCATCAGCAAGCTCAACCTCGGGGGAAATGATTGTCTGAGTGGTGAGGGGGGGCTGCCCAAGTCCGGTCTCCTCATGGTGCTCTTGGGGGTCATCTTCATGAATGGTAACCGTGCCACTGAGGAGGAGATCTGGGAATTCCTCAGTATGTTGGGGATCTATGCTGGGAGGAGGCACTGGATCTTTGGGGAGCCCAGAAGGCTCATCACCAAAGATCTGGTGCAGAAGGAGTACCTGAACTACCGCCAGGTGCCCAATAGTGATCCTCCACACTATGAGTTCCTGTGGGGCCCGAGAGCTTGTGCTGAGACCAGTAAGATGAAGGTACTGGAGGTTCTAGCCAAGTTCCACGGTAGGGTCCCTAGTTCCTTCCCAGACCTCTATGACGAGGCTCTGAGAGATCAGGTGGAGAGAGCATGGTTGAGAGGTGCTGCCAGGGATCCAACCATGGCTGAGGCTAGTGCCCCTTCCAGGGCCAAGTCCCGCAGCTCCTCCCACAtctagggagggggcagggcactTTGTTCCCTTTGTGTTGGAAGAGAGCAGTCAGGGTCCTAAATACTGCAGAGTAGTAGGGGTGGAGGGAACAAAACCCATATCTTCTTACAGTTTTAAATGGTAAGGGAGTTTAGATCTAGTTTGTTTTAACAAAATATACATCTGTTTTCTTGTATTCATATGAGAAATACCTAATGAACGATGATTTAAATTAGAAAGGTAAAGAGGTGAAGGAGGTGTTTGGTATTTTCAAATGTTCTTCTGATAAGGTTTATTGTGCTTCAGTATTCGAATGTATGAATTATATAAATCATAGTTTCTAGCtattataatgttttaaaagtctGGGTATTTGTAAAACACACTGAAAGTACTGAATATATTGTTGACAATGCAAACAAGATAACATGACATTAGAAGAGGATGTTTCTTGAACAGCAGTCAAGCTTCTAAAGAGTGTGTGGTAGTAGGGGGTAGATCACGTTTATTTCTATcacatttctctctctgtttcacacAAGAAACTTCTAcatattatttgtttctttttttttcaaatgtttttactTCTAAGAGGTTGTTTTTCTTCAGAGTATTAATTTGGTAATGGTACTGATGTTATATTCACTGCtggtttaaaagttttaaagataCAGTTTTGGTAGACATAAAAGACATTTAGGAGCCATCTGTATTGTCTTTCTGATCTGCAAGTAGGTAACAGCACTGCAAGAGTGATTTTCATGCTACTGTGAAAGAAGACCACAGAAACTattgagaaacaaaaagaaaatggagaaaagaatagaGTAAAAAGTCTTTAACTTGTggtttactttatttcttttaaagattcttttagtaaaaataaaaaatactctgaCTTATTTAGCTCATTTaagaatatttgtttcttttgccctAATTCACTGCATATTCTCTGCTCTCTCCTGGATTGAAAATAAACTCAGATGGGAAGGTGGTATTTGAGGGGTTCATAGTAATCATACCTTCCACTTATTACAAACCAATACTTCTTCATCAGTATGCCACTGCTTTATATGTAGTACATGCATTCCAGCATTCATGTAGGACTGGATTTAGCAGACTCCATTTGTGGATGGATAACTTGCCAATTTCTCAAGTTCACAAACTGATGAAGTGACCTTCCTCGGACTAGTCCCCCAGTCTGGATTAGCGGACATCCCACAGTGTCCACTTCTCCCAGGCTAAGCCAGACATCatgtcttttcattcatttttcctctAAACACTCCAAAAAATGTGTCTCATTGGATACATAGGGCCCTGTCCCAAAGAACTGTTTtggaataaagtttaaaaaatggtgaTAAATGAATGGTATGAAAGAAGACAGAACTACTCAGGGACAAGGTGGTCATGAACACATGCAATGTCAGATACCCTGAAAAGATCAACATGCCCTCATTTATCCTTCCTGATTCTCAGGGACATACAAGCCTTAGCTTAAGCGCTGTGTCCTCAGGTCAATGGATGGAAGAGTCCCAGCCTCTGATAGTTATCAAGGGGAAGATTTTAGAACACTAGGGGTCCCACAAACTATATCCTGCTTCTTGCCTTGTGTGGCCATGGGGAGAGCAGTCTGTCTGAGGTGCGCCTTCCTTTCCTGCAGGGCAAGGGTGGAGGGGTTCTCAGGGAGTTGAGTGCCTTGGTATTGCAGCAGCAGCTCTAATTCTGCCCACACAGGAGATCCTATCAGGCCTTCATAGGATTTATAGTGAGGACACTGGGTGCTGATGAGTGGACCCCCCCATAGCAAGTGGGACAGCACGGAGGAACAGGCAAGGGTAGACAGGGAgtacctctctcccctcccctactGTTTTCTCAAGGCAGCAAAAGCCTTGGCCACAGGCCAGCTGATTCAGCCAGTAGAGAGGGTGGATTCCGATATGCTACCCGAAGTCAAGGTAAGAAACCTGATCTAAGACTGGGGGCCTACTGACTCCAGAAGAGAGTGGAGCCCTAGAATGTTCTCCTCAGAAGGCCCCAATAGCTTTGCACACCTCTGG
The genomic region above belongs to Ovis canadensis isolate MfBH-ARS-UI-01 breed Bighorn chromosome X, ARS-UI_OviCan_v2, whole genome shotgun sequence and contains:
- the LOC138930634 gene encoding melanoma-associated antigen B17-like gives rise to the protein MPRRHKNKSHARKKRHQVRGDTQEAQASAAAAPKEECPSSPSSAPQGSPLSSPAAGDRQELQGAMAPSYPDAGPSCAGSDEGAQGPEEESAGASQAAPATQSTRKDPLARKARILVEFLLEKYTKKEPITQKALMKIVSRKYRQHFPEILSTARECVELVFGLEMKEVDHSRNIYTLISKLNLGGNDCLSGEGGLPKSGLLMVLLGVIFMNGNRATEEEIWEFLSMLGIYAGRRHWIFGEPRRLITKDLVQKEYLNYRQVPNSDPPHYEFLWGPRACAETSKMKVLEVLAKFHGRVPSSFPDLYDEALRDQVERAWLRGAARDPTMAEASAPSRAKSRSSSHI